In the Helicobacter typhlonius genome, one interval contains:
- a CDS encoding YggT family protein: protein MVIGTFLQALASILSMLINLYIWVIVIAALISWVRPDPYNPIVQVLNRLTQPVYARLRRIMPTTISGIDFSPLIVAVMLKFIDLFLVQILLKYAQSVHI, encoded by the coding sequence ATGGTTATAGGCACTTTTTTACAGGCATTGGCTAGTATATTGAGTATGCTCATCAATTTATATATATGGGTGATTGTCATTGCCGCACTCATTAGCTGGGTGCGCCCCGACCCCTATAATCCTATCGTGCAAGTGCTTAATCGCCTTACACAGCCCGTATATGCGAGGCTACGCAGGATAATGCCTACCACGATAAGCGGGATTGATTTTTCGCCACTTATTGTGGCAGTTATGCTAAAATTCATTGATTTGTTTTTAGTGCAGATTCTATTAAAATACGCGCAGAGTGTGCATATCTAG
- the gltX gene encoding glutamate--tRNA ligase: MLRFAPSPTGDMHIGNLRAAIFNYIIAKQSRQKFLIRIEDTDIARNIEGKDKEILNILNLFGLLWDNLVYQSDNFDKHRQLAQYLIDKGLAFYCYCSKEFLESKRLEAKEQKRPFRYDPSWAEIEKSSNTKPVVRIRGASEAISFEDAIKGTLRFEAHEIDSFVILKEDGIPTYNFACAVDDMLYDISFIVRGEDHVSNTPRQILIHRALGYDKVLGYVHLPIILGESGSKMSKRDSASSVAWLLEEGFLPQAIVNYLVSMGNHVPSEVFKLQDTYEWFDIKHIAKSPVKFDIKRLRFLNREHFKTLNEQEFALLLDSKDPSVGALAKLHLQEASTLNEIRAKIGCIFAPKNIMQKENDESYEQECRMLYAFLREMIESHSEDLKDYESMKNALLQKSNLKGKRFFKPLRILLTGTTHGLELSELYPYLRFFLRDIVTLDSQDYSKIAD; the protein is encoded by the coding sequence ATGTTGCGCTTTGCTCCCTCGCCCACTGGTGATATGCATATTGGGAATCTTCGCGCAGCTATTTTTAACTACATTATTGCTAAGCAGAGCAGACAAAAGTTCCTCATACGCATTGAAGACACAGACATTGCGCGTAATATAGAGGGCAAGGACAAGGAGATTCTTAATATTCTTAATCTTTTTGGGCTTTTGTGGGATAATCTTGTCTATCAAAGCGATAACTTTGACAAACATCGCCAGCTTGCGCAATATCTCATTGATAAAGGTTTAGCGTTTTACTGCTATTGCTCCAAAGAGTTTTTAGAATCCAAACGACTTGAAGCAAAAGAACAAAAAAGACCTTTTCGTTATGATCCTTCTTGGGCAGAAATTGAAAAATCAAGTAACACTAAGCCTGTGGTGCGTATTCGAGGAGCAAGTGAGGCTATTAGTTTTGAAGATGCCATCAAAGGCACATTGCGTTTTGAGGCACACGAAATAGATAGTTTTGTAATTTTAAAAGAAGATGGTATCCCCACCTATAATTTTGCCTGTGCGGTTGATGATATGCTGTATGATATAAGTTTTATTGTGCGTGGTGAAGACCACGTAAGTAACACACCTCGTCAGATTCTTATTCATCGCGCTTTAGGTTATGATAAGGTATTAGGATACGTGCATTTGCCTATTATACTTGGAGAGAGTGGGAGCAAGATGAGTAAGCGTGATAGCGCATCATCAGTGGCGTGGCTTTTAGAGGAGGGTTTCTTGCCTCAAGCAATTGTCAATTATCTCGTATCTATGGGAAATCACGTGCCAAGCGAGGTTTTTAAGCTCCAAGATACTTATGAGTGGTTTGATATTAAGCATATTGCAAAATCACCCGTGAAGTTTGATATTAAGCGGCTTAGATTCTTAAATAGAGAGCATTTCAAAACACTCAATGAGCAGGAATTTGCTCTATTGCTTGATAGTAAAGATCCAAGCGTTGGGGCTTTGGCAAAGCTACATTTGCAAGAGGCAAGCACGCTCAACGAAATACGCGCGAAGATTGGGTGCATTTTTGCACCAAAGAATATTATGCAAAAAGAAAATGATGAGAGTTACGAGCAAGAATGTAGGATGCTTTATGCGTTTTTGCGCGAGATGATAGAATCTCACAGCGAGGATTTAAAAGACTATGAGAGTATGAAAAACGCGCTTTTGCAAAAAAGTAATCTAAAAGGCAAGAGATTTTTCAAGCCTCTTAGAATCTTACTCACAGGCACAACTCACGGCTTAGAGTTAAGCGAACTTTATCCTTATTTGCGCTTTTTCTTGCGTGATATTGTTACTTTGGATTCACAAGATTATTCTAAGATAGCAGACTAA
- a CDS encoding flagellar FLiS export co-chaperone, translating into MQDMLSTFQKHIGSQFETPLGTFNANSIHKFGEDIKGANEFIGALQSTSVALRKILKIAHNTSAQDMQNIKVSIQEIVDNASFMGVGLFETRLDTTLNNTQYSFIVQNPLPLCKVIESQVNMGEVVSYVEEKLQEISQMLITLSDVLTEPNPPEFNPAQFAAMFKAK; encoded by the coding sequence ATGCAAGATATGCTATCTACATTTCAAAAACACATCGGCTCGCAGTTTGAAACACCCCTTGGCACTTTTAACGCGAATTCTATCCATAAATTTGGAGAGGATATTAAGGGTGCAAATGAGTTCATAGGTGCGCTGCAAAGCACTTCTGTCGCACTAAGGAAGATTCTAAAAATCGCTCATAATACTTCGGCACAAGATATGCAAAATATCAAGGTGAGTATTCAAGAGATAGTGGATAATGCCTCATTTATGGGCGTAGGACTTTTTGAAACGCGACTAGATACAACCTTAAACAATACGCAATACAGCTTTATCGTGCAAAATCCACTGCCGCTTTGCAAAGTTATAGAATCTCAAGTCAATATGGGCGAGGTTGTGAGCTATGTAGAGGAAAAGTTGCAAGAAATTAGCCAAATGCTTATTACCTTAAGCGATGTCCTGACAGAGCCAAATCCACCAGAATTTAATCCCGCGCAATTTGCCGCAATGTTTAAGGCAAAATAA
- a CDS encoding TIGR01212 family radical SAM protein (This family includes YhcC from E. coli K-12, an uncharacterized radical SAM protein.), with product MRLVLSVGRYFKKRFGTRVRKIPISLQGFTCPNIDGSLAKGGCIYCDNESFSPSLIKIDKISQVKMNFSLSTNPLLPIQLKQLEEQFYWHSEFHQRKFGVSKYMVYFQSYTNTYAPFDTLKALYDKALSFPNVVGLSIGTRIDCVQDELLELLGEYVKNGKEIWLEYGIQSVYNETLERTNRAHKIEGAKEMFEKTRAKGVKVCAHLIYGLPGETEEMMLHSLNSVLEWGINGIKIHPLYVVNGTRLAKLYKDGRYEPISIESFSNLIVKSLQKIPPDVVVQRISAGAHDESLLAPKWCFDKNIQMRYIRDRLKEVGIEY from the coding sequence ATGCGACTCGTGCTAAGTGTAGGGCGATATTTTAAAAAACGATTTGGCACAAGGGTAAGAAAAATCCCCATTTCCTTGCAGGGATTCACTTGCCCCAATATTGATGGTAGCCTTGCTAAAGGTGGGTGCATTTATTGTGATAATGAAAGCTTCTCGCCAAGCCTCATAAAGATAGATAAAATCTCACAAGTAAAGATGAATTTCTCCCTTAGCACAAACCCACTTCTTCCTATACAGCTTAAACAACTTGAAGAGCAATTTTATTGGCATAGTGAATTTCATCAAAGAAAATTCGGTGTGAGTAAATATATGGTGTATTTTCAGTCTTATACCAATACTTACGCGCCATTTGATACGCTTAAAGCCCTCTATGATAAGGCTCTAAGCTTCCCTAATGTCGTGGGCTTAAGTATCGGCACACGCATTGACTGCGTGCAAGATGAGCTACTTGAGCTTTTAGGCGAGTATGTCAAAAATGGCAAGGAGATTTGGCTCGAATATGGAATCCAATCTGTTTATAATGAGACATTAGAGCGCACAAATCGCGCGCACAAAATCGAGGGTGCAAAAGAGATGTTTGAAAAAACTCGCGCAAAGGGTGTGAAAGTCTGCGCTCATTTGATTTATGGACTGCCGGGCGAGACAGAAGAGATGATGCTGCATTCTCTTAACTCGGTTTTAGAATGGGGGATAAATGGCATTAAGATTCACCCGCTGTATGTTGTCAATGGCACAAGACTTGCCAAACTTTACAAAGATGGGCGATATGAGCCTATTAGTATAGAAAGTTTTAGCAACCTCATTGTGAAATCTTTGCAAAAAATCCCGCCTGATGTTGTCGTGCAAAGAATTAGTGCAGGGGCGCACGATGAAAGCCTCCTTGCGCCCAAATGGTGCTTTGATAAAAACATTCAAATGCGCTATATCCGCGATAGGCTTAAGGAAGTGGGGATAGAGTATTAG
- the purF gene encoding amidophosphoribosyltransferase: MKSWNEECAVVGVYNVDNASMLSYYSLFAMQHRGQEASGIATSNGTKISTIKDTGLVTKIFTQKRLDKLQGRSSIGHNRYSTAGEDSINDTQPIFARYELGEIAIAHNGNLTNAKDVRKELIQKGAIFQSHLDTENLIHLIAQSKKQSLTDRIIDALGCVDGAYCFVFLSRSKMFAIRDRYGLRPLSLGKIQNSDGSLGYVVASESCAFDLIGAEFVREVNPGEMLIFDGAYALTDTQPKSIQVFESYPRPCVFEFVYFARPDSFVFGCNVYKARKQMGIELAKEHKIEADMVIPVPDSGVAAALGYSKQSGIDFELGIIRNHYVGRTFIEPTQQERELKVRLKLNPIKELIAGKDIIVIDDSVVRGTTSKQIIRILRQAGARKIHLLISSPPTISPCYYGVDTPNKEQLICANKSIEEVCKYIGADSLGFLSVDGLVRSIGGEGKGWCKACFDECYIDDYTRGHQCDSC; encoded by the coding sequence ATGAAAAGTTGGAACGAAGAATGTGCGGTTGTAGGCGTGTATAATGTCGATAATGCGAGTATGCTAAGCTATTATTCACTTTTTGCGATGCAGCACAGAGGGCAAGAGGCAAGTGGGATAGCCACGAGTAATGGCACAAAAATTAGCACAATCAAAGATACAGGGCTTGTAACAAAGATTTTTACACAAAAGCGATTAGACAAACTACAAGGACGCTCAAGTATCGGGCATAATCGTTACTCGACTGCAGGGGAAGATTCTATCAATGACACGCAGCCTATTTTCGCGCGATATGAGCTAGGCGAAATCGCAATCGCACATAATGGAAACCTTACAAATGCTAAAGATGTGCGTAAGGAGCTTATCCAAAAGGGCGCGATTTTTCAAAGTCATTTAGATACGGAAAATCTTATCCACCTTATCGCCCAAAGCAAAAAACAATCACTTACAGATAGAATCATTGATGCGCTAGGTTGTGTCGATGGTGCATATTGCTTTGTCTTTCTCTCTCGAAGCAAAATGTTTGCCATACGCGACCGCTATGGATTACGCCCCTTAAGCTTAGGCAAGATTCAAAATAGCGATGGCTCTCTAGGCTATGTCGTGGCGAGTGAGAGTTGCGCATTTGACCTTATTGGCGCGGAATTTGTGCGCGAAGTAAATCCGGGCGAGATGTTAATATTTGATGGCGCATATGCGCTCACAGATACGCAGCCTAAGAGCATTCAAGTTTTTGAATCTTACCCTCGTCCTTGTGTGTTTGAGTTTGTATATTTCGCGCGACCCGATAGTTTTGTGTTTGGGTGCAATGTCTATAAGGCGCGTAAGCAAATGGGTATAGAACTTGCCAAAGAGCATAAGATAGAGGCAGATATGGTAATCCCCGTGCCAGATTCTGGCGTGGCAGCGGCACTTGGGTATAGTAAGCAAAGTGGCATTGATTTTGAGCTAGGCATTATCCGCAATCACTATGTGGGGCGCACATTTATTGAGCCAACACAACAAGAGCGCGAACTCAAGGTGCGCTTAAAGCTTAATCCCATTAAGGAGCTTATTGCGGGGAAAGATATTATTGTGATTGATGATTCTGTGGTGCGCGGCACGACAAGTAAGCAGATTATTAGAATCTTGCGTCAGGCTGGGGCAAGGAAGATTCATTTACTCATCTCATCTCCACCGACTATTTCTCCTTGCTACTATGGCGTGGATACTCCAAACAAAGAACAGCTCATTTGTGCCAATAAAAGCATTGAAGAGGTGTGTAAATACATCGGTGCGGATTCTCTAGGCTTCCTCTCTGTTGATGGGTTAGTAAGGAGCATAGGCGGAGAGGGCAAAGGCTGGTGCAAGGCGTGTTTTGACGAATGCTATATTGATGATTATACTAGAGGGCATCAATGCGACTCGTGCTAA
- the dapB gene encoding 4-hydroxy-tetrahydrodipicolinate reductase — MLKVGIFGATGRVGRLLIEEILNSNHLNLSSIYVRNELQYSLPSSTMVTRDFEVFLQSSDVIVDFSSPEATKALLEVALGNPTPLVIGTTGLSNDTHHLIEEASHTMPILYATNMSKGIAVLNKVVSLVAQTLKESDIEICEIHHRHKKDAPSGTALTLAQTCANARGLNLDKVRVSGRNGVIGERSSNEIGVMSLRGGDVCGRHSVGFYLDGEYLEFTHNATSRLTFAKGALDMASWIVQQESGLYSIQDALAL, encoded by the coding sequence ATGCTAAAAGTAGGAATTTTTGGTGCTACCGGGCGTGTGGGTAGGCTGCTGATTGAGGAGATTCTAAATAGCAATCATCTTAATCTTTCAAGCATTTATGTGCGTAATGAGTTGCAGTATTCCCTGCCTTCTAGCACAATGGTAACGCGAGACTTTGAAGTGTTTTTACAATCTAGCGATGTGATTGTTGATTTCTCCTCTCCGGAAGCGACAAAAGCCTTGCTTGAAGTAGCATTGGGCAATCCCACACCGCTTGTGATAGGCACAACCGGACTAAGTAATGATACACATCATTTGATTGAAGAAGCCTCACATACTATGCCTATTTTATATGCGACAAATATGAGTAAGGGCATAGCTGTGTTGAATAAAGTTGTTTCACTTGTAGCGCAGACTTTAAAAGAGAGTGATATAGAAATTTGTGAGATTCACCACCGACATAAAAAAGATGCTCCATCAGGCACGGCACTCACTCTTGCGCAGACTTGTGCGAATGCGAGAGGATTAAACCTAGACAAAGTGCGCGTAAGCGGACGCAATGGCGTAATTGGTGAGCGAAGCAGTAATGAAATTGGCGTGATGAGTTTGCGCGGTGGCGATGTGTGCGGACGCCATAGCGTAGGATTCTATCTTGATGGCGAGTATTTGGAATTTACTCATAATGCAACCTCGCGCCTTACTTTTGCTAAGGGTGCGCTTGATATGGCGAGTTGGATAGTGCAACAAGAAAGCGGTTTATACAGCATACAGGACGCCCTAGCACTTTAG
- a CDS encoding toxin-antitoxin system YwqK family antitoxin encodes MLKHLIYSTLLLLICVFVGCSDSSVDSLPECVNNEDKIKGCVERDYHHNGQLKIEFPYKNGKENDIAKGYYETGELYIKAPYTDDYKNGVAKEYDKNGKLKQLRLYKNDTFKVQS; translated from the coding sequence ATGCTAAAACATCTCATATATTCTACTCTGCTGCTATTAATATGTGTATTTGTAGGGTGTTCAGATTCTTCAGTAGATTCTTTGCCCGAGTGCGTGAATAATGAGGACAAGATAAAAGGTTGTGTGGAGAGAGATTATCATCACAATGGACAATTAAAAATAGAATTTCCATACAAAAATGGCAAAGAAAATGATATTGCAAAAGGGTATTATGAAACTGGAGAGCTTTATATTAAAGCTCCATATACAGATGATTATAAAAATGGTGTTGCAAAAGAGTATGATAAAAATGGAAAATTAAAACAATTGCGTTTATACAAAAATGATACTTTTAAAGTCCAATCATAA
- the trxB gene encoding thioredoxin-disulfide reductase: MIDLAIIGGGPAGLTAGLYATRGGIKNVVLFEKGMPGGQITGSSEIENYPGVKEIVSGMEFMQPWQEQCFRFGLRHEMSEVTRVSKKGDTFLISLAGGKSEESKAVIFCAGGSPKKANLKGESEFWGRGISTCATCDGFFYKDQEVIVLGGGDTALEEAIYLSRICSKVHLVHRRNEFRAAPTTIEHAKSNDKIHFITPAVVEEIKGDASGVTSVLIKHTDSGKLEDIVVSGIFIFVGYDVNTAILKQENGSMLCDCDEWGSIKVDLSMKTNIEGLFAAGDVRVQASKQVVCAAGDGATAALQAIVYLEHK; encoded by the coding sequence ATGATTGATTTAGCAATAATTGGTGGTGGTCCTGCTGGGCTTACAGCAGGGCTATATGCGACACGAGGCGGTATTAAAAATGTAGTGCTTTTTGAAAAAGGAATGCCCGGCGGACAAATCACAGGCAGCAGCGAGATAGAAAACTATCCGGGTGTGAAAGAGATTGTGAGCGGAATGGAGTTTATGCAGCCTTGGCAGGAGCAATGCTTCCGCTTTGGGTTGCGACACGAGATGAGCGAAGTAACGCGCGTAAGCAAAAAAGGAGATACATTCCTTATCTCTCTTGCTGGTGGCAAAAGTGAAGAATCAAAGGCGGTGATTTTCTGCGCTGGTGGTAGCCCAAAGAAAGCAAATCTTAAAGGTGAAAGCGAATTTTGGGGCAGAGGCATTAGCACTTGTGCTACTTGCGATGGATTCTTTTATAAAGACCAAGAAGTGATTGTGCTAGGCGGAGGCGATACCGCACTTGAAGAGGCAATTTATCTTAGCCGCATTTGCTCTAAGGTGCATTTGGTGCATAGGAGAAATGAATTTCGCGCAGCACCTACGACTATCGAACACGCAAAGAGTAATGACAAGATTCACTTTATCACTCCTGCAGTAGTCGAGGAGATTAAGGGCGATGCTTCGGGCGTAACGAGTGTGCTTATCAAACACACAGATTCAGGCAAATTAGAAGATATTGTCGTAAGCGGTATTTTTATCTTTGTAGGCTATGATGTGAATACAGCGATATTAAAGCAAGAAAATGGCTCTATGCTTTGTGATTGCGATGAATGGGGGAGTATCAAAGTGGATTTGTCTATGAAAACAAACATAGAGGGGCTTTTTGCCGCGGGCGATGTGCGTGTGCAGGCTTCTAAGCAAGTAGTGTGCGCTGCGGGTGATGGAGCGACTGCTGCACTTCAGGCGATTGTGTATTTGGAGCATAAGTAA
- the hisH gene encoding imidazole glycerol phosphate synthase subunit HisH has product MTKIGIINYGVGNLGSVQNAFSFVSNQGDVPKFEVCIESSPEKLKDYDKLLLPGVGAFGNAMEHLRDSHLDEAIKEFAQSGKYLLGICLGMQLLFEKSFEFGEHRGLGLMQGEVVEFSNIAPLKVPHIGWNSINFTQRAQDSKIFEGIKDKSFLYFVHSFHIKAKEELILAYCEYGYPFGAIVNRDNLFGIQPHPEKSHDVGLRLLANFIKLK; this is encoded by the coding sequence ATGACTAAAATAGGCATTATTAACTATGGGGTAGGCAATTTAGGCAGCGTGCAAAATGCGTTTAGCTTTGTGAGTAATCAAGGTGATGTGCCAAAATTTGAAGTTTGTATAGAATCTAGTCCTGAAAAGCTCAAAGACTACGATAAGCTACTTTTGCCCGGTGTGGGGGCATTTGGCAATGCAATGGAGCATTTGAGAGATTCTCATTTAGATGAAGCGATTAAAGAATTTGCACAAAGTGGCAAATATCTGCTTGGAATCTGCCTTGGTATGCAGCTTTTATTTGAAAAAAGCTTTGAGTTTGGGGAGCATAGGGGGCTTGGACTAATGCAGGGCGAGGTGGTGGAGTTTAGCAACATTGCCCCGCTTAAAGTCCCACATATAGGCTGGAATAGCATTAATTTTACGCAGAGGGCGCAAGATTCTAAAATTTTTGAGGGTATAAAGGATAAGAGCTTTTTATACTTCGTGCATAGCTTTCATATAAAGGCAAAAGAGGAGCTTATTCTCGCATATTGTGAATATGGCTATCCTTTTGGTGCGATTGTAAATAGGGATAATCTCTTTGGGATTCAGCCACACCCGGAAAAAAGCCACGATGTAGGATTGAGGCTACTTGCTAATTTTATTAAATTAAAATAA
- a CDS encoding 3'-5' exonuclease, with translation MICVFDIETIPDFHLLSRVYGYEGLPLEIAKEAFKAQYEKSGSEFLSPCFHRVISISSVICDEYGRFKKVGHFGGGFLDEVSAYVGANGVDSKNCESTRDSKQRQNFIDDNGKIDFESETFLDSLEKQLISEFWQFFNKSNPRLVSFNGRGFDIPTLLLRAMRYDINAFAYYEQDNHALNKNKWQNYRQRYSEEFHTDLLDSLGSFGAVRTLSLNNLCAMLGLVGKYDMNGSQVFETYLCSDEVFKEEIEQEHSSADSNVIRESKIKALMRINHYCHSDVLNTYWLYLKYELLKGSITEADYYDMLQVFYENLPQDKPYWAIFAETLQGHIRAYTSRNLSKG, from the coding sequence ATGATATGTGTCTTTGATATTGAAACAATCCCTGATTTTCATCTCTTATCCCGCGTCTATGGTTATGAAGGCTTACCGCTAGAAATTGCAAAAGAGGCATTCAAAGCCCAATATGAAAAAAGCGGTAGCGAATTTCTCTCACCTTGCTTTCATCGCGTGATAAGTATCTCTAGTGTGATATGTGATGAATATGGGAGATTCAAAAAAGTAGGGCATTTTGGCGGGGGATTCTTAGATGAGGTGAGCGCATATGTGGGTGCAAATGGGGTAGATTCTAAAAATTGTGAATCCACGCGAGATTCTAAGCAGAGGCAGAATTTTATCGATGATAATGGCAAGATAGATTTTGAAAGCGAAACCTTTTTAGATAGTTTAGAAAAACAGCTTATAAGCGAGTTTTGGCAGTTTTTCAATAAGAGCAATCCGCGACTTGTAAGCTTCAATGGGCGGGGTTTTGACATACCGACCTTGCTTTTGCGCGCTATGCGATATGATATAAACGCCTTTGCCTACTACGAGCAGGACAATCACGCGCTTAATAAAAACAAATGGCAAAATTATCGCCAACGATACAGCGAGGAGTTTCACACAGATTTGCTTGATAGTTTGGGAAGTTTTGGTGCGGTGCGCACACTTAGCCTTAATAATCTCTGCGCTATGCTTGGCTTAGTGGGTAAATATGATATGAATGGCTCACAGGTTTTTGAAACTTATCTTTGTAGCGATGAAGTATTTAAAGAAGAGATAGAGCAAGAACATAGCTCTGCAGATTCTAATGTGATAAGAGAATCTAAAATCAAAGCCTTAATGCGTATCAATCACTACTGCCATAGCGATGTGCTTAATACCTATTGGCTTTATCTCAAATACGAGCTATTAAAAGGGAGTATTACAGAGGCGGATTATTATGATATGTTGCAAGTTTTTTATGAAAATTTGCCACAAGATAAGCCATATTGGGCTATTTTTGCGGAGACTTTACAGGGACATATACGCGCCTACACTTCACGCAACTTAAGCAAGGGATAG